A window of Lepidochelys kempii isolate rLepKem1 chromosome 1, rLepKem1.hap2, whole genome shotgun sequence contains these coding sequences:
- the NPAT gene encoding protein NPAT isoform X2: protein MLLPSDVARLVLGYLQQEKLLATCREFILESSDLKEYAEHYTEEGFVPACLLSLFGKNLTSILNEYVAMKTKETTNEVPVIMSSLWKKLDYTLSQIRSMQNSAGFSANQRTRTRSGIAEMKRQRILQSAPPTSGLLSIAHQSGQLNSSCVTTTPIIHRPAVNQNASQPRLNMLFAHQAQTQENNVGRDPIHILVPGPQERKFNSSLLSPGRRKSESQKKKSIASPGPHSTSRNFQDSSVVVVEEESEPLQELIEGNFPQLVIENAREKILRNKSLQEKLAENINKFLGSEGSVAQIPKQTDSGPAEPETSIDEIFGLQNEIHMSEEAIQDILEQTESDPAFQALFDLFEPGKNKTNKNAPHAISSQNGVEGTMLVDEDNLETIESSLETQEASDHSREARSCTDYHSEEASCASKNSNDDDITKKSVTCEQSHGSGKQKKQTNNLKTVTDEQIGELEIAFESVPDLTDSDQRQNSGTEQNEHFVESYSNKESAELVSQSQTAMETEKDTLNHNGQIIPCLEYDNSDIPQSSLASLDEDTITIENRTYPGTSECPLSPDTSLSEKTNISPSHRSPDHSVMLKKSNASKCSQSGDSNEKDRTKETPMLPVALQQNSNHLSNGQDLDKMVLDCVERSVNISAPTRTELQLEVVDTSNKPHPGDQYSLDKPSTKDLSLLSGSSDSGRTQVDTQEPSSSTERDAETIFFSSGDDGCTEISVVSTESNPTVSEACHTPPLETACLREESSTEFKSIGGVSSSSQLMGVDPSSIVSLKIIISDDPFISSDTELNNAVSSITGENLPTIILSSPAKTTGLSKCVTSEETERAGDSALAEQNLHVLRPKDPVVSTANMQNEDCTVFSVASATNLSKDGGFIQLMPATSTAFGNSNNLYIATCVTDPTTLGTTVTPSNVVVLPGNSVPLAAQAPATQQLQTPPRSNMFTMNQTVSPNFSQGSAIIIASPVQPVLPGMVGMIPVSVVGQSGNTFSAPPHQVLHMPIANPVCNRSVPKIPIPPKSQKTTGARNKSNTGKLVSCTAKPVNHPSSRVQRTGNSDRNACADLGRKLEESSLTVPAETTSSNSKQNESHRRVLCFDSALSTPGGNTQVQNTKSLLQKERNENPPSTASASVKTQSNKREKDKTLPRILCKAEVGGSRNAAVKEAQPERRPVAAGLTLDPFHKTTANKENELRRDVDEKQKNQDAAKLSNGQKNVGLWNEKTVALVQEQNKKQGSLSNVNSKTSGSVSLSSKEPKRDQTKPSNHSLSLASPLTKQAVEMLHGIQWHSPASKVVENGDLPVPRTPSGVGDTQTEDISDSVRTPTCRRYIEDSTTPRIMVPPATPDLPACSPASETGSENSVSMAAHTLMILSRAAIARTNTMTPLKDNKQQFRSVRSTAKKRKLEDLNECERNSRSASKKELQSSTTPVKKKKIKKKKLPHCFPAGMDVDKFLLSLHYDE from the exons ATGCTGCTGCCGTCCGACGTGGCCCGGCTGGTGCTGG GGTATTTACAACAGGAGAAGCTTTTAGCCACCTGCCGTGAATTTATATTGGAAAGCTCAGATTTAAAGGAATATGCTGAGCACTATACAGAGGAAGGATTTGTTCCAGCCTGTTTACTG tctTTGTTTGGAAAAAACTTGACATCCATTCTTAATGAGTATGTAGccatgaaaacaaaag aaaccaCAAATGAAGTTCCAGTAATTATGTCATCTTTGTGGAAGAAGTTAGACTATACTCTTTCTCAGATCAG GAGTATGCAGAATTCTGCAGGATTTTCTGCTAATCAAAGGA CACGTACAAGAAGTGGAATTGCAGAAATGAAAAGGCAGAGAATACTTCAGTCAGCTCCTCCAACCTCAGgattgttgtctatagcccaccAGTCAGGACAACTTAATTCCTCTTGTGTGACAACTACCCCAATTATTCACAGACCAGCAGTAAATCAAAATGCGTCACAGCCAAGATTGAATATGTTGTTTGCACACCAGGCCCAAACACAGGAAAATAATGTCGGCA GAGATCCCATACATATTCTAGTTCCTGGACCTCAAGAAAGAAAATTTAATTCAAGCTTGCTATCTCCAGGAAGACGAAAAAG TGAATCTCAGAAGAAGAAAAGTATTGCATCACCTGGACCTCATTCAACAAGTAGAAATTTTCAGGACTCTAGTGTGGTGGTAGTGGAAGAAGAGAGTGAACCCCTCCAGGAACTCATAGAGGGCAATTTCCCT CAATTGGTCATTGAAAATGCCAGAGAGAAAATCCTGAGAAACAAATCTCTTCAGGAGAAGCTTGCAGAAAACATTAACAAATTTTTGGGCAG TGAGGGCAGTGTTGCTCAGATTCCTAAACAGACAGACAGTGGTCCTGCAGAACCGGAGACCTCAATTGATGAAATCTTTGGACTTCAG AATGAAATCCACATGTCCGAAGAAGCAATACAGGACATCCTGGAACAGACAGAGTCAGACCCAGCTTTTCAGGCACTCTTTGACCTGTTTGAACCTG GTAAAAACAAGACTAATAAAAATGCACCTCATGCCATTTCCAGTCAGAATGGAGTAGAAGGTACAATGTTGGTGGATGAAGATAATCTGGAAACAATTGAAAGTTCTTTAGAAACACAAGAAGCTA GTGATCATTCCAGAGAGGCTCGGTCCTGTACAGATTATCATTCAGAAGAAGCATCGTGTGCCTCGAAGAACAGCAATGATGATGATATCACTAAGAAAAGTGTAACTTGTGAACAGTCCCATGGAAGCGGTAAACAGAAGAAACAAACTAATAACCTTAAAACAGTAACTGATGAACAAATTGGTGAGCTTGAAATTGCCTTTGAATCTGTGCCTGATTTGACTGACTCTGACCAAAGACAGAATTCTGGTACTGAACAAAACGAACACTTTGTGGAATCTTACAGTAATAAAGAGTCAGCTGAATTAGTATCCCAAAGTCAAACAGCTATGGAAACTGAAAAAGACACACTAAATCATAATGGTCAGATTATACCCTGTTTGGAGTATGATAATTCTGATATTCCACAGAGTTCCTTGGCTTCACTTGATGAAGATACTATAACTATTGAAAACAGAACATATCCTGGAACAAGTGAGTGTCCTTTATCGCCAGATACTTCGTTATCTGAAAAAACAAATATAAGTCCCTCTCACAGGAGCCCTGATCACAGTGTGATGCTAAAAAAAAGTAATGCATCCAAGTGTAGTCAATCAGGAGATTCAAATGAAAAGGATAGAACAAAAGAAACACCCATGTTGCCTGTTGCTTTACAACAAAATTCTAATCACCTTTCTAACGGTCAAGACCTAGATAAAATGGTGTTGGATTGTGTTGAAAGATCTGTAAATATATCAGCTCCGACGAGAACGGAGTTGCAGCTTGAAGTTGTAGATACTTCCAACAAACCTCATCCAGGTGATCAGTATTCACTTGATAAGCCTTCTACAAAAGATTTAAGTCTCCTTTCAGGGTCATCAGACTCTGGGAGAACACAAGTGGACACGCAAGAACCTTCATCGTCTACAGAAAGAGATGCTGAGACTATATTTTTCTCTTCAGGTGATGATGGATGTACAGAAATTTCTGTAGTATCCACTGAAAGTAACCCTACTGTATCTGAAGCATGCCATACCCCTCCACTAGAAACTGCATGCTTGAGAGAAGAGTCTAGCACTGAGTTCAAAAGTATTGGTGGTGTTTCTTCTAGCAGTCAGCTCATGGGTGTAGATCCTTCTAGTATAGTGTCACTCAAAATCATCATCAGTGATGACCCATTTATTTCATCTGACACTGAGTTAAACAATGCAGTTTCCAGCATCACTGGAGAAAATTTGCCAACTATAATACTATCTTCTCCAGCCAAAACTACAGGGCTGTCCAAATGTGTAACTTCAGAAGAGACTGAAAGAGCTGGGGACTCGGCTTTGGCCGAGCAGAATCTTCATGTGCTCAGACCTAAAGACCCTGTTGTGTCCACAGCTAATATGCAGAATGAAGATTGCACTGTTTTTTCAGTTGCTAGTGCAACTAATCTTTCCAAGGATGGGGGATTTATACAGTTGATGCCGGCAACGAGCACAGCTTTTGGCAATTCAAATAACCTTTATATAGCAACCTGTGTGACTGATCCAACCACATTGGGCACTACTGTAACTCCATCTAACGTAGTTGTGTTGCCTGGCAATTCTGTGCCACTTGCTGCCCAAGCTCCAGCAACACAACAGTTACAGACTCCTCCTAGATCAAACATGTTTACAATGAATCAGACTGTATCTCCAAACTTTTCACAAG gTTCTGCCATTATAATTGCATCTCCAGTGCAGCCTGTTCTACCAGGAATGGTGGGGATGATCCCCGTATCAGTAGTGGGACAAAGTGGAAATACTTTCTCAGCACCTCCCCACCAG GTTCTACACATGCCTATAGCAAATCCTGTGTGCAACAGAAGTGTTCCTAAAATACCGATCCCTCCCAAATCTCAGAAGACCACCGGAGCAAGAAACAAGTCAAATACAG GAAAGCTGGTAAGCTGTACAGCAAAGCCTGTGAACCATCCAAGTTCTCGAGTACAAAG GACTGGAAATTCAGACAGGAATGCCTGTGCAGATCTGGGAAGGAAATTGGAAGAGAGTTCACTTACTGTACCAGCAGAGACCACGAGTTCAAATTCTAAACAGAATGAAAGCCACAGGAGAGTTCTTTGCTTTGATAGCGCTTTATCTACTCCAGGAGGAAATACTCAAGTTCAAAATACTAAGAGCTtattacaaaaagaaaggaaTGAAAATCCTCCAAGTACTGCATCTGCCTCTGTCAAAACACAGTCCAACAAAAGAGAGAAGGATAAAACTTTGCCTAGAATTCTATGTAAGGCTGAGGTTGGCGGTAGTAGAAATGCAGCTGTGAAAGAAGCCCAGCCTGAGAGAAGGCCTGTGGCTGCAGGACTCACATTAGATCCCTTTCACAAGACAACAGCGAATAAAGAGAATGAATTAAGAAGGGATGttgatgaaaaacaaaagaaccagGATGCTGCAAAACTGTCAAATGGCCAAAAGAATGTCGGCCTTTGGAATGAGAAAACTGTTGCTTTGGTGCaggaacagaacaaaaaacaaggATCACTGTCGAATGTGAACAGCAAAACTTCAGGATCTGTTTCCCTATCTTCAAAGGAGCCAAAAAGAGACCAAACAAAACCTTCCAACCATAGCCTTAGTTTGGCAAGTCCATTAACTAAACAAGCTGTGGAGATGCTACATGGCATTCAGTGGCACAGCCCTGCTAGCAAAGTGGTTGAAAATGGGGATTTACCAGTACCCCGCACACCATCAGGAGTTGGGGATACACAAACAGAGGATATCTCAGACAGTGTAAGGACACCAACTTGTAGACGTTACATTGAAGACAGCACAACCCCTAGAATAATGGTCCCTCCTGCTACTCCAGACTTGCCTGCCTGCAGCCCGGCTAGTGAAACAGGTAGTGAAAACAGTGTCAGTATGGCTGCCCACACATTGATGATTCTATCAAGGGCTGCTATTGCAAGGACTAATACTATGACTCCCCTGAAAGACAACAAACAACAATTCAGGTCAGTGAGAAGCACAGCAAAAAAAAGGAAACTGGAGGACTTAAATGAATGTGAGAGAAACTCCCGTTCTGCTAGTAAAAAGGAACTTCAGAGCTCTACAACACcagtgaaaaagaagaaaataaag AAAAAGAAGCTGCCACATTGTTTTCCAGCTGGAATGGATGTGGACAAGTTCTTGTTATCTCTGCATTATGATGAATAA
- the NPAT gene encoding protein NPAT isoform X1, with amino-acid sequence MLLPSDVARLVLGYLQQEKLLATCREFILESSDLKEYAEHYTEEGFVPACLLSLFGKNLTSILNEYVAMKTKETTNEVPVIMSSLWKKLDYTLSQIRSMQNSAGFSANQRTRTRSGIAEMKRQRILQSAPPTSGLLSIAHQSGQLNSSCVTTTPIIHRPAVNQNASQPRLNMLFAHQAQTQENNVGTGDPIHILVPGPQERKFNSSLLSPGRRKSESQKKKSIASPGPHSTSRNFQDSSVVVVEEESEPLQELIEGNFPQLVIENAREKILRNKSLQEKLAENINKFLGSEGSVAQIPKQTDSGPAEPETSIDEIFGLQNEIHMSEEAIQDILEQTESDPAFQALFDLFEPGKNKTNKNAPHAISSQNGVEGTMLVDEDNLETIESSLETQEASDHSREARSCTDYHSEEASCASKNSNDDDITKKSVTCEQSHGSGKQKKQTNNLKTVTDEQIGELEIAFESVPDLTDSDQRQNSGTEQNEHFVESYSNKESAELVSQSQTAMETEKDTLNHNGQIIPCLEYDNSDIPQSSLASLDEDTITIENRTYPGTSECPLSPDTSLSEKTNISPSHRSPDHSVMLKKSNASKCSQSGDSNEKDRTKETPMLPVALQQNSNHLSNGQDLDKMVLDCVERSVNISAPTRTELQLEVVDTSNKPHPGDQYSLDKPSTKDLSLLSGSSDSGRTQVDTQEPSSSTERDAETIFFSSGDDGCTEISVVSTESNPTVSEACHTPPLETACLREESSTEFKSIGGVSSSSQLMGVDPSSIVSLKIIISDDPFISSDTELNNAVSSITGENLPTIILSSPAKTTGLSKCVTSEETERAGDSALAEQNLHVLRPKDPVVSTANMQNEDCTVFSVASATNLSKDGGFIQLMPATSTAFGNSNNLYIATCVTDPTTLGTTVTPSNVVVLPGNSVPLAAQAPATQQLQTPPRSNMFTMNQTVSPNFSQGSAIIIASPVQPVLPGMVGMIPVSVVGQSGNTFSAPPHQVLHMPIANPVCNRSVPKIPIPPKSQKTTGARNKSNTGKLVSCTAKPVNHPSSRVQRTGNSDRNACADLGRKLEESSLTVPAETTSSNSKQNESHRRVLCFDSALSTPGGNTQVQNTKSLLQKERNENPPSTASASVKTQSNKREKDKTLPRILCKAEVGGSRNAAVKEAQPERRPVAAGLTLDPFHKTTANKENELRRDVDEKQKNQDAAKLSNGQKNVGLWNEKTVALVQEQNKKQGSLSNVNSKTSGSVSLSSKEPKRDQTKPSNHSLSLASPLTKQAVEMLHGIQWHSPASKVVENGDLPVPRTPSGVGDTQTEDISDSVRTPTCRRYIEDSTTPRIMVPPATPDLPACSPASETGSENSVSMAAHTLMILSRAAIARTNTMTPLKDNKQQFRSVRSTAKKRKLEDLNECERNSRSASKKELQSSTTPVKKKKIKKKKLPHCFPAGMDVDKFLLSLHYDE; translated from the exons ATGCTGCTGCCGTCCGACGTGGCCCGGCTGGTGCTGG GGTATTTACAACAGGAGAAGCTTTTAGCCACCTGCCGTGAATTTATATTGGAAAGCTCAGATTTAAAGGAATATGCTGAGCACTATACAGAGGAAGGATTTGTTCCAGCCTGTTTACTG tctTTGTTTGGAAAAAACTTGACATCCATTCTTAATGAGTATGTAGccatgaaaacaaaag aaaccaCAAATGAAGTTCCAGTAATTATGTCATCTTTGTGGAAGAAGTTAGACTATACTCTTTCTCAGATCAG GAGTATGCAGAATTCTGCAGGATTTTCTGCTAATCAAAGGA CACGTACAAGAAGTGGAATTGCAGAAATGAAAAGGCAGAGAATACTTCAGTCAGCTCCTCCAACCTCAGgattgttgtctatagcccaccAGTCAGGACAACTTAATTCCTCTTGTGTGACAACTACCCCAATTATTCACAGACCAGCAGTAAATCAAAATGCGTCACAGCCAAGATTGAATATGTTGTTTGCACACCAGGCCCAAACACAGGAAAATAATGTCGGCA CAGGAGATCCCATACATATTCTAGTTCCTGGACCTCAAGAAAGAAAATTTAATTCAAGCTTGCTATCTCCAGGAAGACGAAAAAG TGAATCTCAGAAGAAGAAAAGTATTGCATCACCTGGACCTCATTCAACAAGTAGAAATTTTCAGGACTCTAGTGTGGTGGTAGTGGAAGAAGAGAGTGAACCCCTCCAGGAACTCATAGAGGGCAATTTCCCT CAATTGGTCATTGAAAATGCCAGAGAGAAAATCCTGAGAAACAAATCTCTTCAGGAGAAGCTTGCAGAAAACATTAACAAATTTTTGGGCAG TGAGGGCAGTGTTGCTCAGATTCCTAAACAGACAGACAGTGGTCCTGCAGAACCGGAGACCTCAATTGATGAAATCTTTGGACTTCAG AATGAAATCCACATGTCCGAAGAAGCAATACAGGACATCCTGGAACAGACAGAGTCAGACCCAGCTTTTCAGGCACTCTTTGACCTGTTTGAACCTG GTAAAAACAAGACTAATAAAAATGCACCTCATGCCATTTCCAGTCAGAATGGAGTAGAAGGTACAATGTTGGTGGATGAAGATAATCTGGAAACAATTGAAAGTTCTTTAGAAACACAAGAAGCTA GTGATCATTCCAGAGAGGCTCGGTCCTGTACAGATTATCATTCAGAAGAAGCATCGTGTGCCTCGAAGAACAGCAATGATGATGATATCACTAAGAAAAGTGTAACTTGTGAACAGTCCCATGGAAGCGGTAAACAGAAGAAACAAACTAATAACCTTAAAACAGTAACTGATGAACAAATTGGTGAGCTTGAAATTGCCTTTGAATCTGTGCCTGATTTGACTGACTCTGACCAAAGACAGAATTCTGGTACTGAACAAAACGAACACTTTGTGGAATCTTACAGTAATAAAGAGTCAGCTGAATTAGTATCCCAAAGTCAAACAGCTATGGAAACTGAAAAAGACACACTAAATCATAATGGTCAGATTATACCCTGTTTGGAGTATGATAATTCTGATATTCCACAGAGTTCCTTGGCTTCACTTGATGAAGATACTATAACTATTGAAAACAGAACATATCCTGGAACAAGTGAGTGTCCTTTATCGCCAGATACTTCGTTATCTGAAAAAACAAATATAAGTCCCTCTCACAGGAGCCCTGATCACAGTGTGATGCTAAAAAAAAGTAATGCATCCAAGTGTAGTCAATCAGGAGATTCAAATGAAAAGGATAGAACAAAAGAAACACCCATGTTGCCTGTTGCTTTACAACAAAATTCTAATCACCTTTCTAACGGTCAAGACCTAGATAAAATGGTGTTGGATTGTGTTGAAAGATCTGTAAATATATCAGCTCCGACGAGAACGGAGTTGCAGCTTGAAGTTGTAGATACTTCCAACAAACCTCATCCAGGTGATCAGTATTCACTTGATAAGCCTTCTACAAAAGATTTAAGTCTCCTTTCAGGGTCATCAGACTCTGGGAGAACACAAGTGGACACGCAAGAACCTTCATCGTCTACAGAAAGAGATGCTGAGACTATATTTTTCTCTTCAGGTGATGATGGATGTACAGAAATTTCTGTAGTATCCACTGAAAGTAACCCTACTGTATCTGAAGCATGCCATACCCCTCCACTAGAAACTGCATGCTTGAGAGAAGAGTCTAGCACTGAGTTCAAAAGTATTGGTGGTGTTTCTTCTAGCAGTCAGCTCATGGGTGTAGATCCTTCTAGTATAGTGTCACTCAAAATCATCATCAGTGATGACCCATTTATTTCATCTGACACTGAGTTAAACAATGCAGTTTCCAGCATCACTGGAGAAAATTTGCCAACTATAATACTATCTTCTCCAGCCAAAACTACAGGGCTGTCCAAATGTGTAACTTCAGAAGAGACTGAAAGAGCTGGGGACTCGGCTTTGGCCGAGCAGAATCTTCATGTGCTCAGACCTAAAGACCCTGTTGTGTCCACAGCTAATATGCAGAATGAAGATTGCACTGTTTTTTCAGTTGCTAGTGCAACTAATCTTTCCAAGGATGGGGGATTTATACAGTTGATGCCGGCAACGAGCACAGCTTTTGGCAATTCAAATAACCTTTATATAGCAACCTGTGTGACTGATCCAACCACATTGGGCACTACTGTAACTCCATCTAACGTAGTTGTGTTGCCTGGCAATTCTGTGCCACTTGCTGCCCAAGCTCCAGCAACACAACAGTTACAGACTCCTCCTAGATCAAACATGTTTACAATGAATCAGACTGTATCTCCAAACTTTTCACAAG gTTCTGCCATTATAATTGCATCTCCAGTGCAGCCTGTTCTACCAGGAATGGTGGGGATGATCCCCGTATCAGTAGTGGGACAAAGTGGAAATACTTTCTCAGCACCTCCCCACCAG GTTCTACACATGCCTATAGCAAATCCTGTGTGCAACAGAAGTGTTCCTAAAATACCGATCCCTCCCAAATCTCAGAAGACCACCGGAGCAAGAAACAAGTCAAATACAG GAAAGCTGGTAAGCTGTACAGCAAAGCCTGTGAACCATCCAAGTTCTCGAGTACAAAG GACTGGAAATTCAGACAGGAATGCCTGTGCAGATCTGGGAAGGAAATTGGAAGAGAGTTCACTTACTGTACCAGCAGAGACCACGAGTTCAAATTCTAAACAGAATGAAAGCCACAGGAGAGTTCTTTGCTTTGATAGCGCTTTATCTACTCCAGGAGGAAATACTCAAGTTCAAAATACTAAGAGCTtattacaaaaagaaaggaaTGAAAATCCTCCAAGTACTGCATCTGCCTCTGTCAAAACACAGTCCAACAAAAGAGAGAAGGATAAAACTTTGCCTAGAATTCTATGTAAGGCTGAGGTTGGCGGTAGTAGAAATGCAGCTGTGAAAGAAGCCCAGCCTGAGAGAAGGCCTGTGGCTGCAGGACTCACATTAGATCCCTTTCACAAGACAACAGCGAATAAAGAGAATGAATTAAGAAGGGATGttgatgaaaaacaaaagaaccagGATGCTGCAAAACTGTCAAATGGCCAAAAGAATGTCGGCCTTTGGAATGAGAAAACTGTTGCTTTGGTGCaggaacagaacaaaaaacaaggATCACTGTCGAATGTGAACAGCAAAACTTCAGGATCTGTTTCCCTATCTTCAAAGGAGCCAAAAAGAGACCAAACAAAACCTTCCAACCATAGCCTTAGTTTGGCAAGTCCATTAACTAAACAAGCTGTGGAGATGCTACATGGCATTCAGTGGCACAGCCCTGCTAGCAAAGTGGTTGAAAATGGGGATTTACCAGTACCCCGCACACCATCAGGAGTTGGGGATACACAAACAGAGGATATCTCAGACAGTGTAAGGACACCAACTTGTAGACGTTACATTGAAGACAGCACAACCCCTAGAATAATGGTCCCTCCTGCTACTCCAGACTTGCCTGCCTGCAGCCCGGCTAGTGAAACAGGTAGTGAAAACAGTGTCAGTATGGCTGCCCACACATTGATGATTCTATCAAGGGCTGCTATTGCAAGGACTAATACTATGACTCCCCTGAAAGACAACAAACAACAATTCAGGTCAGTGAGAAGCACAGCAAAAAAAAGGAAACTGGAGGACTTAAATGAATGTGAGAGAAACTCCCGTTCTGCTAGTAAAAAGGAACTTCAGAGCTCTACAACACcagtgaaaaagaagaaaataaag AAAAAGAAGCTGCCACATTGTTTTCCAGCTGGAATGGATGTGGACAAGTTCTTGTTATCTCTGCATTATGATGAATAA